One part of the Algibacter sp. L1A34 genome encodes these proteins:
- a CDS encoding DUF4252 domain-containing protein: MRNRLIVFVMAVMLLPLTGMAQKDVFEKYSDNSDVTYVSIKPKMFQMIAKMGINVEDEEAKAYMDMVKSITSFKTMITDNKAIAADLAKWVKSRSSALEELMEVKDDGTNVNFYVKEGKDADHVKELLIFVNGVDKFMEEGIEVGGQERKIETVVVSLTGDIDLNEISKLTDKMNIPGGKHLDKK, from the coding sequence ATGAGAAATAGATTAATAGTATTCGTAATGGCCGTGATGTTATTACCCTTAACAGGAATGGCACAAAAGGATGTTTTTGAGAAATATAGTGACAATTCTGATGTGACTTATGTATCGATAAAACCAAAAATGTTTCAAATGATTGCCAAAATGGGAATTAATGTGGAAGATGAAGAAGCTAAGGCTTATATGGATATGGTAAAAAGTATTACAAGTTTTAAAACCATGATTACCGATAATAAAGCGATAGCAGCAGATCTTGCTAAATGGGTAAAATCACGCTCTAGTGCTTTAGAGGAATTAATGGAAGTGAAAGACGATGGTACTAATGTAAATTTTTACGTAAAAGAAGGTAAAGATGCCGACCACGTTAAGGAACTTTTAATTTTTGTAAACGGCGTTGATAAGTTTATGGAAGAAGGTATTGAAGTTGGCGGACAGGAACGTAAAATTGAAACCGTTGTAGTATCGTTAACTGGTGATATTGACTTAAACGAAATTTCTAAACTTACTGATAAAATGAATATTCCAGGAGGGAAGCATTTAGATAAAAAGTAA
- a CDS encoding KTSC domain-containing protein: MKRINEYKKLFGAEQDMSLKALKSSYRNLVKEWHPDKFQAGDEKAIEAELKSRQIIDAYHFLVSIAPETKEANLEDFNQTIASPIMDWQHKGLLLEVTFLDGNTYEFFGVNKAVYIKFSQSDKQTRFGKRNIFNTYTYRKIKKSEVEA; encoded by the coding sequence ATGAAACGTATTAATGAATACAAGAAATTATTTGGTGCTGAACAAGATATGAGTTTAAAAGCTTTAAAATCTTCTTACAGAAATTTAGTAAAAGAATGGCACCCTGATAAATTCCAAGCTGGAGACGAAAAAGCTATTGAAGCTGAATTAAAAAGTAGACAAATTATTGATGCTTACCATTTTTTAGTGAGCATTGCTCCAGAAACAAAGGAAGCGAATTTAGAAGATTTCAACCAAACTATTGCTTCTCCAATTATGGATTGGCAACATAAAGGTTTACTTTTAGAAGTTACCTTTTTAGATGGAAATACATACGAATTCTTTGGAGTAAACAAAGCTGTGTATATCAAATTCTCACAATCTGATAAACAAACACGTTTTGGTAAACGAAACATTTTTAACACGTATACCTACAGAAAAATTAAGAAAAGTGAAGTAGAAGCTTAG
- the purB gene encoding adenylosuccinate lyase — protein MSLSALNAISPIDGRYRSKVNELAPYFSEEALIKYRVLVEIEYFIALCEIPLPQLESVDKAIFEDLRGIYKNFSSEDALAIKKIESVTNHDVKAVEYFIKDKFDALNLSAYKEFIHFGLTSQDINNTAIPLSIKEAMNDVYVPEYLIVLEKIKKLSKDWAHIPMLARTHGQPASPTRLGKEIEVFVVRLQEQFNLLNDIPSSAKFGGATGNFNAHHVAYPNIDWKAFGSKFVQEKLGLQHSFPTTQIEHYDHMAALFDNLKRINTIILDLDRDIWTYVSMDYFKQKIKAGEVGSSAMPHKVNPIDFENSEGNLGIANAIFEHLSAKLPVSRLQRDLTDSTVLRNVGVPFGHTLIAFKSTVKGLDKLLLNESKFAQDLENNWAVVAEAIQTILRREAYPNPYEALKGLTRTNEKINQTSISNFIDTLEVSDVIKAELKQITPSNYTGI, from the coding sequence ATGTCATTATCAGCATTAAACGCCATATCGCCAATAGATGGTCGTTATAGAAGTAAAGTAAACGAATTAGCGCCATATTTTTCGGAAGAAGCCTTAATAAAATATCGTGTTTTAGTTGAAATTGAATATTTTATCGCACTTTGCGAAATTCCGTTACCTCAATTAGAATCTGTTGATAAAGCTATTTTTGAAGATTTAAGAGGTATTTACAAGAATTTTTCTTCGGAAGATGCGCTTGCTATCAAAAAAATTGAAAGCGTTACCAATCACGATGTAAAAGCGGTTGAGTATTTTATAAAAGATAAGTTTGATGCTTTAAATCTTTCAGCATACAAGGAGTTTATCCACTTTGGGTTAACATCTCAAGATATAAACAATACAGCCATTCCTTTAAGTATTAAGGAAGCAATGAATGATGTTTATGTTCCTGAATATCTTATAGTTTTAGAAAAAATTAAAAAACTATCTAAAGATTGGGCACATATCCCCATGTTAGCGCGTACACATGGGCAACCAGCTTCGCCTACTCGTTTAGGAAAAGAAATTGAAGTTTTTGTTGTGCGTTTGCAAGAGCAATTTAACTTATTGAACGATATACCTAGCTCAGCCAAATTTGGTGGAGCAACTGGTAATTTTAACGCACACCACGTAGCTTACCCTAATATTGATTGGAAAGCTTTTGGAAGCAAGTTTGTTCAAGAAAAATTAGGTTTACAGCACTCTTTCCCTACTACACAAATTGAGCATTACGACCATATGGCGGCTTTATTTGATAATTTAAAGCGTATAAATACCATTATCCTAGATTTAGATCGCGATATTTGGACTTACGTTTCTATGGATTATTTTAAACAAAAAATTAAAGCTGGTGAAGTAGGTAGTTCTGCTATGCCACATAAAGTAAACCCTATAGATTTTGAAAACTCTGAAGGAAATTTAGGAATTGCTAATGCTATTTTCGAGCATCTATCAGCTAAATTACCTGTTTCTAGACTACAACGTGATTTAACAGATAGTACCGTTTTACGTAACGTTGGTGTACCTTTCGGGCACACATTAATCGCTTTTAAATCTACAGTAAAAGGTTTAGACAAATTACTTTTAAACGAAAGTAAGTTTGCACAAGATTTAGAAAATAATTGGGCAGTTGTTGCCGAGGCAATACAAACTATATTACGTCGTGAGGCATATCCAAATCCTTATGAAGCTTTAAAAGGTTTAACACGTACTAATGAGAAAATAAACCAAACCTCTATTTCTAACTTCATTGATACTTTAGAAGTAAGTGATGTTATAAAAGCAGAATTAAAACAAATTACACCAAGTAATTACACAGGAATATAA
- a CDS encoding glycosyltransferase yields MNKRLLIIGFVWPEPRSSAAGIRMMQLIETFQTQNYNITFASPCAKSDNAFNLESIGVLQTAIELNNGSFDDFVKGLNPDIVLFDRFMMEEQFGWRVTENCPNAIKILDTEDLHSLRKGRHQAFKDEKLFDKAYLFNDTAKREIACIHRCDLTLIISEAEMEILKNDFKVNEDLLLYLPFMLDEISKEIIGNLPSFEDREHFITIGNFLHEPNYNAVLYLKDTIWPLIRKQLPKVELHIYGAYASQKVNQLHNGKQGFLIKGFAEDVNTVMQQAKVCLAPIRFGAGLKGKLIDAMQNGTPMVTSTIGAEGMFGDLEPNGFVEDIPNNFANQAVQLYNNERVWEEKQEYGFAVINNRFNAQKHKKMFLSRIESIVDNLYTHRQNNFMGQMLHHHSMQSTKFMSRWIEEKNKA; encoded by the coding sequence GTGAATAAAAGATTATTAATAATCGGTTTTGTTTGGCCAGAACCTAGAAGTTCTGCTGCAGGCATTAGGATGATGCAGTTAATTGAAACTTTTCAGACACAAAATTACAACATTACTTTTGCTAGCCCTTGTGCAAAAAGTGATAATGCTTTTAACCTTGAAAGTATTGGTGTGTTGCAAACTGCAATTGAATTGAATAACGGTAGTTTTGACGATTTTGTAAAAGGATTAAATCCTGATATTGTTCTTTTCGATCGTTTTATGATGGAAGAACAGTTTGGATGGCGTGTTACTGAAAACTGCCCGAATGCCATTAAAATTTTAGATACCGAAGATTTACACAGTTTACGAAAAGGCAGACATCAAGCATTTAAAGATGAAAAATTATTTGATAAAGCATATTTGTTTAATGATACAGCAAAACGAGAAATAGCTTGTATTCACCGTTGCGATTTAACCTTAATTATTTCAGAGGCTGAAATGGAAATTCTAAAAAATGATTTTAAAGTTAATGAAGATTTACTGCTTTATTTGCCTTTTATGTTAGATGAAATTTCAAAAGAAATAATTGGAAATCTACCATCTTTTGAAGATCGAGAACATTTTATTACCATCGGAAATTTTCTTCACGAACCTAATTACAATGCAGTTTTATATTTAAAAGATACCATTTGGCCATTAATTAGAAAGCAATTACCAAAAGTAGAATTACATATTTATGGAGCTTATGCGTCGCAAAAAGTAAACCAGTTACACAACGGGAAACAAGGTTTTTTAATAAAAGGTTTTGCCGAAGATGTAAATACGGTAATGCAGCAAGCTAAAGTATGTTTAGCTCCAATTCGGTTTGGAGCAGGTTTAAAAGGTAAATTAATAGATGCTATGCAAAATGGTACACCCATGGTAACGTCAACAATTGGAGCAGAAGGTATGTTTGGCGATTTGGAACCGAATGGGTTTGTTGAGGATATCCCGAACAATTTTGCAAATCAAGCTGTTCAACTTTATAATAATGAAAGGGTTTGGGAAGAAAAGCAGGAATACGGATTTGCTGTAATAAACAATCGATTCAATGCGCAAAAACATAAAAAGATGTTCTTATCACGAATTGAATCGATTGTAGATAATTTATATACGCATCGTCAAAATAATTTTATGGGGCAAATGCTACATCATCATAGCATGCAGAGCACCAAATTTATGAGCCGATGGATAGAGGAGAAGAATAAAGCCTAA
- a CDS encoding DUF1028 domain-containing protein, with amino-acid sequence MKKIYNLFLILFLTQTIMAQNYKKSEPFAHTYSIVARDAETGEMGVAVQSHWFSVGSIVTYGEAGVGVVATQSFINPSYGPKGLALMKKGVPPQKALDSLLGEDEGEMFRQVAFLDVKGHVATHTGSLCIENAGHRQGDNFSVQANMMLNNTVWDAMAVAFENTAGSLSERILAAMKAAQNEKGDIRGSQSAAILIVKPTSTGNIWEDTIMDLRVEDNENPIQELERLIKIHKAYDFMNNGDLAMEKGDTKAAETFYLEAQKLFPENLEMKFWYAINLLNNKEFKKAHPILKTIFDEDENWRELTKRLVKSKLLVISDKELKNVIEL; translated from the coding sequence ATGAAAAAAATATACAATCTATTCTTAATCCTGTTTTTAACACAAACCATTATGGCTCAAAATTATAAAAAGTCAGAACCTTTTGCTCATACCTATTCTATTGTTGCTCGCGATGCAGAAACTGGAGAAATGGGGGTTGCCGTACAAAGCCATTGGTTTAGTGTTGGTAGTATTGTAACTTATGGTGAAGCGGGAGTAGGTGTAGTTGCAACCCAATCTTTTATAAACCCAAGTTATGGACCAAAAGGTCTTGCTTTAATGAAAAAAGGAGTGCCTCCACAAAAAGCTTTGGATTCTTTGTTAGGCGAAGATGAAGGAGAGATGTTTAGACAGGTTGCTTTTCTAGATGTAAAAGGGCATGTTGCCACGCATACGGGAAGTCTTTGTATTGAAAATGCAGGGCACAGGCAAGGTGATAACTTTTCTGTTCAGGCAAATATGATGCTTAATAATACAGTTTGGGATGCCATGGCTGTAGCATTTGAAAATACTGCGGGTTCGCTTAGTGAGCGTATTTTAGCTGCAATGAAAGCCGCACAAAATGAAAAAGGAGATATTCGAGGAAGTCAAAGTGCTGCCATTTTAATTGTAAAACCTACTTCTACAGGTAACATCTGGGAAGATACTATTATGGATTTAAGGGTTGAAGATAACGAAAACCCAATACAAGAATTAGAACGCTTAATTAAAATTCATAAAGCTTATGATTTTATGAATAATGGTGATTTGGCAATGGAAAAAGGTGACACAAAAGCTGCTGAAACATTCTACTTAGAAGCACAAAAGTTGTTCCCAGAAAATTTAGAAATGAAATTTTGGTACGCTATTAATCTTTTAAACAATAAGGAGTTTAAAAAGGCACACCCTATTTTAAAAACTATTTTTGATGAAGATGAAAATTGGAGAGAATTAACTAAAAGACTTGTAAAGAGTAAATTATTAGTTATTTCAGATAAAGAACTTAAAAATGTTATAGAGTTATAA
- a CDS encoding heme-binding domain-containing protein, translating into MKIVKKILLLLLIVFVIGQFFGPEKNEGDLASIDAFLAETNPPEDVRLILKETCYDCHSDVTRYPWYNNITPVNFWMAHHVEEGKEELNLSNWIGNSVKRKDHKFEEIIEMVEEKEMPLESYTITHTEAKLSDAQIKAVVDWAKLVRIKYSLEAKPE; encoded by the coding sequence ATGAAGATAGTAAAAAAAATATTGTTGTTATTATTAATCGTATTTGTAATTGGTCAGTTTTTTGGACCAGAAAAAAATGAAGGTGATTTGGCTTCAATTGATGCCTTTTTGGCTGAAACAAATCCGCCTGAAGATGTAAGGCTTATTTTAAAAGAAACTTGCTACGATTGCCATAGCGATGTAACGCGATATCCTTGGTACAATAATATAACGCCAGTAAATTTCTGGATGGCACATCATGTCGAGGAAGGAAAGGAAGAGTTGAATCTTTCTAATTGGATAGGGAATTCTGTAAAACGAAAAGACCATAAGTTTGAAGAAATTATTGAAATGGTTGAAGAGAAAGAAATGCCTTTAGAATCTTATACCATTACACATACAGAAGCTAAACTTAGTGATGCCCAAATTAAAGCTGTTGTAGATTGGGCGAAATTGGTGCGTATAAAATATAGTTTGGAAGCTAAACCTGAGTAA
- a CDS encoding SIR2 family NAD-dependent protein deacylase encodes MKHIVVLTGAGISAESGIKTFRDADGLWEGHDVMEVATPQGFAANPKLVLDFYNQRRAELSTVKPNKAHIGLAKLEKQYKVSIITQNVDDLHERAGSTNVTHLHGELLKARCTVDKNDIKTWKNDINLGDLSDKGYQMRPHIVWFGEDVPMMDKAIEICETADILIIIGTSMQVYPAAGLMNYVPQNTPTYFIDPKPNMKSSKNLTVITEPATIGLSLVEKLLESDV; translated from the coding sequence ATGAAACATATTGTTGTATTAACAGGAGCTGGCATAAGTGCCGAAAGTGGTATTAAAACATTTCGTGATGCCGATGGTTTATGGGAAGGCCATGATGTTATGGAAGTCGCTACGCCACAAGGTTTTGCCGCTAATCCCAAATTAGTTTTAGACTTTTACAACCAACGCCGTGCAGAACTTAGCACTGTAAAACCAAATAAAGCACATATTGGTTTGGCAAAACTTGAAAAACAGTATAAAGTAAGTATAATTACCCAAAATGTAGATGATTTACACGAGCGAGCTGGTAGTACAAACGTAACCCATTTGCATGGCGAATTGCTAAAAGCAAGATGTACAGTTGATAAAAATGATATTAAAACTTGGAAAAACGACATAAATTTAGGCGATCTATCTGATAAAGGATACCAAATGCGGCCGCATATTGTATGGTTTGGTGAAGATGTCCCGATGATGGATAAAGCCATTGAAATTTGTGAAACTGCAGATATTTTAATAATTATTGGCACCTCTATGCAAGTATATCCAGCTGCTGGTTTAATGAATTATGTACCGCAAAACACACCAACATACTTTATAGATCCAAAACCTAATATGAAAAGCAGTAAAAATTTAACGGTAATTACAGAACCTGCAACCATAGGTTTAAGTTTGGTTGAAAAACTTTTGGAAAGCGACGTTTAA
- a CDS encoding transglutaminase-like domain-containing protein, with protein sequence MLLRVSCKLEFQIETPTPFILMLRPRSGAQQWVERDEYKIPKNVAISEFTDNYGNLCQRLVAPSGKFSIYTTADVKVSDYMDVAFGAPFIEVQNLPNEILGYLLPSRYCESERFHDLAKSITENALPGYDQVAAIENWLRNTISFIPGSSDFPISAAEVNMKQSGVCRDFAHLGIALCRSLSIPARMVVGYLYELKPMDMHAWFEAYIGGRWYSFDATQSGIKGGYVTVGYGLDAADVAVYNQFGPSVTPIQQLITVEQIES encoded by the coding sequence ATGCTTTTACGCGTTAGTTGCAAATTGGAATTTCAAATAGAAACACCAACTCCTTTTATTTTAATGTTACGCCCTCGTAGTGGTGCTCAACAATGGGTAGAACGGGATGAATATAAAATACCTAAAAATGTAGCTATAAGTGAATTTACAGACAATTATGGTAATCTGTGCCAACGCCTTGTTGCTCCAAGTGGTAAATTCTCGATATATACTACGGCAGATGTAAAAGTTTCAGATTATATGGACGTTGCCTTTGGAGCTCCTTTTATAGAAGTTCAAAATTTGCCAAACGAGATACTTGGTTATTTATTACCAAGTAGATATTGTGAGTCTGAAAGATTTCATGATTTAGCAAAATCTATTACCGAAAATGCTCTACCAGGTTACGACCAAGTTGCTGCCATTGAAAATTGGTTACGAAATACTATTAGTTTTATTCCTGGTAGTAGCGACTTTCCTATTTCGGCCGCAGAGGTTAACATGAAACAATCTGGAGTTTGCAGAGATTTTGCGCATTTAGGAATTGCATTGTGTAGAAGTTTAAGTATTCCGGCACGTATGGTGGTTGGGTATTTGTACGAATTAAAACCAATGGATATGCATGCTTGGTTTGAGGCCTATATTGGCGGACGATGGTATTCTTTTGATGCTACTCAAAGCGGAATAAAAGGTGGTTATGTTACCGTTGGTTATGGTCTAGATGCTGCCGATGTTGCCGTATATAATCAATTTGGTCCTTCCGTTACCCCTATTCAGCAATTAATTACTGTAGAACAAATTGAAAGTTAA
- a CDS encoding S41 family peptidase yields MKNIKALLLLTLISLAATSCFKDEDDIIVSENEKTEEINDFVWKAMNSWYNWQAEVPDLDDSKDDNNESYTAYLNEYSTPENLFNSLIYQTDVIDRFSWFIEDYIEQEKAFQGITTSFGLRFEGVRINTDDDVIIYVRHVADDSPASAANIKRGDIINAINGTVLTATNYNSAISGLYQDQVTLSFVSESDGMLTAIEDKTITATVVSENPVYFTKVFSDIDGKKVGYLLYNGFRSSYNDELNDAFGFFKNENISELVLDLRLNGGGSVETSAYLASMIYANAETGRFAELVFNSKQQGENDYYNFTNTLNVYNSNSEKTGTEAINRLSTINQLYVLTSGNTASASEMIINGLSPYIPVKLIGTTTYGKNVGSITLYDSPDSDFLSRNSANSTHLNALQPIVFKIFNKNGESDYADGFEPNVTEINEYDYWNNTLPFGDENEAILKAALDNIRGISGRSTTTKQSNNSTRLETPYTNNKFENEMYINADFLSNTK; encoded by the coding sequence ATGAAAAACATAAAAGCCTTACTACTTCTTACATTAATATCCTTAGCTGCAACAAGTTGCTTTAAAGATGAAGATGATATTATTGTCTCTGAAAACGAAAAAACAGAAGAAATAAACGATTTTGTATGGAAAGCAATGAATTCTTGGTACAACTGGCAAGCAGAAGTTCCAGATCTAGACGACTCTAAAGACGATAATAACGAAAGTTATACAGCTTACTTAAATGAATATTCTACTCCAGAAAATTTATTTAACAGTCTTATATATCAAACCGATGTAATAGATCGTTTTTCATGGTTTATAGAAGATTATATTGAGCAAGAAAAAGCATTTCAAGGTATAACCACATCTTTTGGTTTACGTTTTGAAGGTGTTCGAATAAATACCGATGACGATGTTATTATATATGTACGCCACGTTGCCGACGATTCTCCAGCTAGTGCAGCCAACATTAAACGTGGCGATATTATAAACGCCATTAATGGTACCGTTTTAACAGCGACAAATTACAATTCTGCAATAAGTGGCTTATATCAAGATCAGGTCACCTTATCTTTTGTATCAGAAAGTGACGGAATGCTAACAGCTATAGAAGACAAAACCATTACCGCAACCGTAGTCTCAGAAAACCCAGTGTATTTTACAAAAGTATTTTCTGATATCGACGGAAAAAAAGTAGGCTATTTATTATATAATGGTTTCCGATCTTCATACAACGATGAACTAAACGATGCTTTTGGTTTCTTTAAAAATGAAAATATAAGTGAACTTGTTTTAGATTTAAGGCTTAATGGTGGTGGATCTGTAGAAACATCTGCCTATTTAGCCAGTATGATTTATGCTAATGCAGAAACAGGACGTTTCGCTGAATTAGTTTTCAACAGCAAACAACAGGGCGAAAATGACTATTACAACTTTACAAACACTCTAAATGTGTATAATAGCAATAGTGAAAAAACGGGAACAGAAGCTATTAACCGCCTAAGTACAATAAATCAATTATATGTGTTAACGTCTGGTAACACGGCATCGGCTAGTGAAATGATTATAAACGGATTATCACCATATATTCCTGTAAAACTTATAGGAACTACAACTTATGGAAAAAATGTAGGTTCTATTACATTGTATGATTCTCCAGATTCTGACTTTTTATCTAGAAACTCAGCAAATTCAACGCATTTAAATGCTTTACAGCCTATTGTGTTTAAAATATTCAATAAAAATGGAGAAAGTGATTATGCCGATGGTTTTGAACCAAACGTTACCGAAATAAACGAATACGATTATTGGAACAACACCTTGCCATTTGGTGACGAAAACGAAGCTATTTTAAAAGCAGCTTTAGATAATATTAGAGGTATTTCTGGTAGAAGCACTACTACTAAACAAAGTAACAACTCAACACGTTTAGAAACACCATACACCAATAATAAGTTCGAAAACGAAATGTATATTAATGCCGATTTTTTATCTAACACCAAATAA
- a CDS encoding DUF4252 domain-containing protein, whose protein sequence is MKRAINHLLLGLFATAILVSCSSGPTLQTYFVDHQEAPNFISQDLPISMLKMDKSSFTEEQTEAFNSVSRLNFIGYKANESNTEAIKAEIATVKEILKDEKYNELIEFSDKGNKIAVKYIGTDDEADEVVIFGSSKEYGFGIVRVLGNDMNPSKMGTLVSALKQADFDKSQLEDIQNFFK, encoded by the coding sequence ATGAAACGAGCTATTAATCACTTGTTATTAGGTCTTTTTGCTACAGCTATTTTAGTTAGCTGTAGCAGCGGGCCAACTTTACAAACTTATTTTGTAGACCACCAAGAGGCGCCAAATTTTATTTCGCAAGATTTACCAATTTCTATGTTGAAAATGGATAAGTCTAGTTTTACGGAAGAGCAAACAGAGGCTTTTAACTCTGTAAGCCGCTTAAACTTTATTGGTTATAAGGCTAATGAAAGTAATACAGAGGCTATAAAAGCAGAAATAGCTACGGTTAAAGAGATTCTAAAGGATGAGAAATACAACGAGCTTATTGAGTTTAGCGATAAAGGAAATAAGATTGCTGTAAAATATATAGGAACTGATGATGAAGCTGATGAGGTTGTTATTTTCGGAAGCTCTAAGGAATATGGTTTTGGTATTGTACGTGTTTTAGGTAACGATATGAATCCGTCGAAAATGGGAACTTTAGTTAGCGCATTAAAACAAGCCGATTTTGATAAAAGCCAACTTGAAGATATTCAAAACTTTTTTAAATAA
- a CDS encoding adenylosuccinate lyase produces MTTEQLYNELNYVNHSREKRLFYANMMINHPELIPKLLDILFRVDDKISPRAAWVLEFMCSKDIETIIPYLDHFTENIYKVHLDPAVRPVAKICELLAKHYNSREDNQIKTELTKVHQERIIETCFDYMINDEKVAPKAYGMVALFLFGKHFDWVHPELKIILDRDYPKQSPAFKARARQILKKIKK; encoded by the coding sequence TTGACTACCGAGCAACTGTACAACGAATTAAATTACGTAAACCATTCTAGAGAAAAGCGGTTGTTTTATGCCAATATGATGATTAACCATCCGGAGTTAATCCCTAAATTGTTAGACATCCTTTTTAGGGTAGACGATAAAATTTCTCCACGTGCTGCTTGGGTTTTAGAGTTTATGTGTAGTAAAGATATTGAAACTATAATTCCCTATTTAGATCACTTTACAGAAAACATATATAAAGTTCATTTAGATCCTGCTGTGCGTCCCGTTGCTAAAATTTGTGAACTTTTAGCTAAGCATTATAACTCCAGAGAAGATAACCAAATTAAGACCGAGTTAACAAAAGTGCACCAAGAACGTATTATTGAAACTTGCTTCGATTATATGATTAACGATGAAAAAGTAGCACCAAAAGCATACGGAATGGTTGCTCTTTTTCTATTCGGAAAACACTTTGATTGGGTGCATCCCGAATTAAAAATAATTTTAGATCGTGATTACCCTAAACAAAGTCCAGCTTTTAAAGCACGAGCCCGACAAATTTTAAAAAAGATAAAAAAGTAA
- a CDS encoding RNA polymerase sigma factor, whose amino-acid sequence MTQTEFLNVVMPFKDKVFRLAKRLLVSTEEAEDATQEVLLKLWNNRTKIAEYKNVEAFSMTMTKNFCFDKLKSKQAQNLKIVHTNYEDKQTALQKQVELNDSVNWVSKIIKDLPELQKTIIQLRDIEEYDLDEIAKMLDMNNTAVRVNLSRARKTIREKLTNTHNYGIK is encoded by the coding sequence ATGACTCAAACGGAGTTTTTAAATGTTGTAATGCCTTTTAAGGATAAAGTGTTTCGGTTAGCGAAACGCTTGCTAGTTTCGACGGAAGAAGCCGAAGATGCGACCCAAGAGGTTTTACTAAAGTTGTGGAACAATAGGACAAAGATTGCCGAGTATAAAAACGTGGAGGCTTTTTCGATGACGATGACTAAGAATTTTTGTTTCGATAAGTTGAAATCGAAGCAGGCGCAGAATCTTAAAATTGTTCATACAAATTACGAGGATAAACAAACGGCTTTACAAAAGCAAGTTGAATTAAATGATAGCGTAAACTGGGTATCTAAAATTATTAAGGATTTGCCGGAGTTACAGAAAACAATAATTCAGCTACGAGATATAGAAGAGTACGATTTAGATGAGATTGCAAAAATGCTGGATATGAATAATACAGCAGTACGCGTAAACTTATCGAGAGCAAGAAAAACAATAAGAGAAAAACTGACTAATACACATAATTATGGTATTAAATAA